Proteins co-encoded in one Flavobacterium sp. M31R6 genomic window:
- a CDS encoding acyltransferase — MENFFAHETSIVDAGCTIGNGTKIWHFSHIMSNCIMGEKCNIGQNVVISPQVVLGNNVKVQNNVSIYTGVTCDDDVFLGPSMVFTNVINPRSAINRRDQYAKTHVGKGASIGANATIVCGHDIGEYAFIGAGAVVTKNVPSFALFVGNPARQIGWVGEYGHRLEFNKEGVAVCDESKQEYKLENNSVIKIS, encoded by the coding sequence ATGGAAAATTTTTTCGCACACGAAACATCGATTGTTGATGCTGGCTGTACAATTGGCAATGGTACTAAAATATGGCATTTTTCACACATTATGTCAAATTGTATAATGGGAGAAAAATGTAATATTGGACAAAATGTAGTGATTTCACCACAAGTCGTATTAGGTAATAATGTCAAGGTGCAAAATAATGTTTCCATATACACTGGCGTAACTTGTGATGATGACGTTTTTTTGGGTCCTTCAATGGTTTTTACAAATGTTATTAATCCTCGTAGTGCCATAAACAGACGTGATCAGTATGCTAAAACCCATGTGGGTAAAGGGGCTAGTATAGGGGCAAATGCAACTATTGTTTGTGGACATGATATTGGCGAATATGCTTTTATAGGAGCCGGTGCGGTAGTTACCAAAAATGTTCCCTCATTTGCTCTGTTTGTAGGAAATCCAGCCAGACAAATTGGATGGGTAGGAGAGTATGGGCATCGTTTGGAATTTAATAAAGAAGGTGTTGCTGTTTGCGATGAAAGTAAACAAGAATATAAATTAGAAAATAATTCAGTAATCAAAATAAGTTAA
- a CDS encoding DegT/DnrJ/EryC1/StrS aminotransferase family protein, whose translation MKKPIQMVDLKTQYHHIKEEIDNAVIDCIGSTAFINGPAVKEFQTSLEKYLNVKHVIPCANGTDSLQIAMMALGLERGDEVICPSFTYVATAEVIGLLGLIPVMVEVDENTFNITAEIIEKAITLRTKVIVPVHLYGQSCDMEPIMKLANKYNLFVIEDNAQAIGATYTFSDGRTAKTGTIGHIGSTSFFPSKNLGCYGDGGALMTNEDELAQKMRMIANHGQEKKYYHKVLGCNSRLDTIQATILNIKLRHLDNYSQARNQMASFYDTAFAAIEEIQVPKRQSNSTHVFHQYTLRIKNGKRDELQKFLSEKGIPSMIYYPLPLYKQEAFQQFVNSDFKLDVTEILCNEVISLPVHTEMELESMEYVCSQVISFFKS comes from the coding sequence ATGAAGAAACCCATTCAAATGGTGGATTTAAAAACGCAATACCACCACATAAAAGAAGAAATCGATAATGCCGTAATTGATTGTATTGGTAGTACTGCTTTCATCAACGGTCCTGCCGTAAAAGAATTTCAAACAAGTTTGGAAAAGTATCTTAATGTAAAGCATGTTATTCCTTGTGCTAATGGTACAGATTCGTTGCAAATAGCCATGATGGCACTTGGACTTGAAAGAGGTGATGAAGTAATTTGTCCTTCTTTTACATATGTAGCAACTGCAGAAGTTATCGGATTACTTGGTTTAATTCCAGTGATGGTTGAAGTAGATGAAAACACTTTTAATATTACTGCTGAAATTATTGAAAAAGCAATTACGCTGAGAACTAAAGTAATTGTGCCAGTTCATTTATACGGTCAATCGTGTGATATGGAACCAATTATGAAGTTGGCTAATAAATACAATTTGTTTGTTATTGAAGACAATGCTCAAGCGATTGGAGCTACTTATACTTTCTCCGATGGGCGTACTGCAAAAACAGGAACGATAGGACATATCGGGAGTACTTCTTTTTTTCCTTCAAAAAATTTAGGCTGTTATGGTGATGGAGGAGCGTTAATGACTAATGAAGATGAATTAGCTCAAAAGATGCGGATGATTGCCAATCATGGACAAGAAAAAAAATATTATCATAAGGTTTTGGGATGTAATTCCAGATTGGATACTATACAAGCGACTATTCTTAATATTAAATTAAGGCATTTAGATAATTACAGTCAGGCGCGTAATCAAATGGCTTCTTTTTATGATACTGCTTTTGCAGCTATTGAAGAAATTCAAGTTCCCAAAAGACAATCAAACAGTACACATGTTTTCCATCAATATACCTTGAGAATTAAAAATGGTAAAAGAGATGAATTGCAAAAATTTCTATCTGAGAAGGGAATCCCTAGTATGATATATTATCCACTTCCATTATACAAGCAAGAAGCATTTCAACAATTTGTCAATTCAGATTTTAAATTAGACGTAACAGAAATTTTATGCAACGAAGTAATTTCATTGCCTGTTCATACCGAAATGGAACTAGAATCAATGGAATATGTATGTAGTCAGGTAATTTCTTTCTTTAAAAGCTAA
- the lhgO gene encoding L-2-hydroxyglutarate oxidase — MKTDFIIIGGGIVGLSTAYQLKKQNPLLKVIILEKEPKIALHQTGHNSGVIHSGIYYNPGSLKAINCKKGYDQLIQFCNENEIKYDLCGKIIVATEKEELSIMSGIYDRGIANGLLGIKKINAQEIKEIEPHCSGISGIWVPQTGIIDYKEVSQKYLDLFIELGGLIFYNQEIKGFFSNNIDGKNIVETSQTEYFCQTVINCAGLYSDKIAKMTNKSLDVQILPFRGEYFNIKKEKEYLVKNLIYPVPNPNFPFLGVHFTRMVHGGVEAGPNAVLAFAREGYTNKMVNWKELFETLGHSGFQKVALKYWKDGMYEMYRSYSKTAFTKALQRLIPEIQKEDLEVGNAGVRAQACDSKGNLSDDFLIFEDSNIINVCNAPSPAATSSLAIGESIATLALKKYK; from the coding sequence TTGAAAACAGATTTTATTATTATAGGAGGGGGGATTGTAGGACTTTCAACTGCATATCAACTAAAGAAACAAAATCCTCTATTAAAAGTTATTATTTTAGAAAAAGAACCTAAAATCGCTTTGCACCAAACAGGTCATAATAGTGGAGTTATTCATTCTGGAATTTATTATAACCCAGGGAGTTTAAAAGCTATAAATTGTAAAAAAGGATATGATCAATTGATTCAGTTTTGTAATGAAAATGAAATTAAATATGATCTTTGTGGTAAAATAATTGTGGCAACAGAGAAAGAGGAATTGTCAATTATGTCAGGTATTTATGATAGGGGTATTGCCAATGGACTTCTGGGAATTAAAAAAATAAACGCTCAAGAAATTAAAGAAATTGAGCCCCACTGCAGTGGTATCTCGGGAATTTGGGTTCCCCAAACTGGGATTATAGATTATAAAGAAGTTTCACAAAAATATTTAGATTTATTTATAGAATTAGGTGGTCTTATATTTTACAATCAAGAGATCAAAGGTTTTTTTTCAAATAATATTGATGGTAAAAATATAGTTGAAACAAGTCAAACTGAATATTTTTGTCAAACTGTTATTAATTGTGCAGGACTCTATTCTGATAAAATAGCAAAAATGACCAATAAAAGTCTTGATGTTCAAATTTTGCCTTTTAGAGGAGAATATTTTAACATTAAAAAAGAAAAAGAATATTTAGTTAAGAATTTAATTTATCCGGTGCCCAATCCTAATTTCCCTTTTTTAGGTGTTCATTTTACACGAATGGTTCATGGAGGTGTTGAAGCAGGTCCTAACGCGGTATTGGCTTTTGCTAGAGAGGGATATACTAACAAAATGGTTAATTGGAAAGAGCTTTTTGAAACTTTGGGGCATTCTGGTTTTCAAAAAGTTGCTTTAAAATATTGGAAAGATGGTATGTATGAGATGTACCGTTCCTATTCAAAAACAGCATTTACAAAGGCATTACAAAGATTAATTCCAGAAATTCAAAAAGAGGATTTAGAAGTAGGTAATGCTGGAGTTCGTGCACAAGCCTGTGATAGCAAAGGAAATCTCTCTGATGATTTTTTGATTTTTGAAGATAGCAATATAATTAATGTATGTAATGCTCCATCGCCTGCTGCAACATCATCGTTAGCGATAGGTGAAAGTATAGCTACTTTAGCTTTAAAAAAATATAAATAA
- a CDS encoding nucleotide sugar dehydrogenase — translation MSKLIDSFLNKEKIISVTGLGYVGLPLALEFAKHFKVIGFDINVSRVELMKKGIDPSKELDTNAFEDCDIVFTSDVEDLKKAHFHIVGVPTDIDENKVPNLNPLLGASRSVASALKKGDYVVYESTVYPGCTEEDCVPILEEISGLKGGIDFKFGYSPERIVPGDKVKTLTNILKIVSGNDEEALEMISDVYGSIIKAGLHKAESIKVAEAAKVIENTQRDINISLMNELAIIFDKMGIDTKAVIEAAGTKWNFHKYQPGLVGGHCISVDPFYLMHKAKQLGVDPQVIAAGRRVNDFIPSFIAKRIVQALIEQDKNPGKSKVLVMGVTFKEDVADIRNSKVVDLIKELMDYSIHVHVIDPHGCPNELAHEYGVTLIDEPVGLYDVIVLAVGHNKYVKMNVLDFQKLSKDELFMFDIKGVMNPKEFKNYWRL, via the coding sequence ATGTCAAAACTAATAGATTCATTTCTTAATAAAGAAAAAATTATTTCAGTAACTGGTTTAGGTTATGTTGGTTTGCCTCTCGCTTTGGAATTTGCTAAGCATTTCAAAGTGATAGGTTTTGATATCAATGTATCCAGAGTAGAATTGATGAAAAAAGGAATAGACCCTTCGAAAGAATTAGATACTAATGCTTTTGAAGACTGCGATATTGTGTTTACTTCTGATGTGGAGGATTTGAAAAAAGCCCATTTTCATATAGTCGGAGTGCCAACAGATATAGATGAGAATAAAGTGCCAAATTTGAATCCATTATTAGGTGCCTCTAGAAGCGTTGCTTCTGCCCTTAAAAAAGGGGATTATGTTGTTTATGAATCTACTGTCTATCCGGGCTGTACTGAAGAGGATTGTGTTCCCATATTGGAAGAAATTTCAGGACTTAAAGGGGGAATAGATTTTAAATTTGGATATAGTCCAGAACGTATTGTTCCTGGTGATAAAGTTAAAACTTTAACCAATATATTAAAAATTGTTTCAGGGAATGATGAAGAGGCTTTAGAAATGATTTCTGATGTATATGGAAGTATTATTAAAGCCGGATTACATAAAGCCGAGTCAATAAAGGTTGCGGAAGCTGCAAAAGTTATAGAAAACACCCAACGGGATATAAATATTTCTTTGATGAATGAATTGGCAATTATTTTTGATAAAATGGGGATTGATACCAAAGCGGTAATTGAAGCGGCGGGAACGAAATGGAATTTTCATAAATACCAACCAGGTCTAGTGGGAGGACATTGTATTAGTGTTGATCCATTTTATTTGATGCATAAAGCCAAACAATTAGGTGTTGATCCACAAGTTATTGCAGCCGGAAGGAGAGTGAATGATTTCATACCTAGTTTTATTGCTAAAAGAATTGTACAAGCTTTAATTGAACAAGATAAAAATCCTGGTAAATCTAAAGTTCTTGTTATGGGAGTTACATTTAAGGAAGATGTAGCAGACATTAGAAATTCAAAAGTGGTTGATTTGATAAAAGAGTTAATGGATTATTCGATTCATGTGCATGTTATAGATCCCCATGGATGTCCAAATGAATTGGCTCATGAATATGGAGTAACCCTAATTGATGAACCAGTCGGATTATATGATGTTATCGTTTTAGCTGTTGGACATAATAAATATGTTAAAATGAATGTTTTGGATTTTCAAAAGTTATCCAAGGATGAACTTTTTATGTTTGATATAAAAGGAGTGATGAATCCTAAAGAATTTAAAAATTATTGGAGATTATAA
- a CDS encoding Wzz/FepE/Etk N-terminal domain-containing protein — MEKQIPNDEISLKELIEKGKEWYAYLLSQWKIILLVSVLGAALGLTYSFIKKPVYTATLSFALEDEKSGGGGLGGALGLASSLGIDLGGGGGSIFTGSNLTELFKSRTMVEQTLMTPVTVNGKVISLAEMYIQINGWREDWEDEPKFKNVQFIPETKRKYFTRVHDSILGEMYKELSKEGLSVAQKDKKIAIISMDVASNNELFSFYFCEALAKQVGKFYVTTKSKKARMNMEILERQTDSIRSELNGAITGVAVANDNTFMLNPALNVRRTPSARRQVDVQANTAILTELVKQSEMAKVTLRKETPLIQVIDRPILPLSKERFGKAKGLIMGWFLGWFLIMLFLIVRRLLKNLNL; from the coding sequence ATGGAGAAACAAATCCCTAATGATGAGATTTCGTTAAAAGAGCTTATTGAGAAAGGAAAGGAATGGTATGCTTATTTGCTATCGCAATGGAAAATCATACTATTGGTCAGTGTGTTAGGAGCTGCTTTGGGGTTAACGTATTCTTTCATTAAAAAACCAGTTTATACTGCAACATTGTCTTTTGCTCTGGAAGATGAGAAAAGTGGTGGAGGTGGATTGGGAGGAGCACTTGGATTAGCCAGTTCGTTAGGGATAGACCTTGGCGGAGGTGGAGGGAGTATCTTTACAGGATCGAATCTAACCGAGTTATTCAAATCCCGTACTATGGTGGAACAGACCTTGATGACTCCAGTTACGGTAAATGGAAAAGTAATTTCCTTGGCCGAGATGTACATACAAATTAACGGATGGAGAGAAGATTGGGAGGACGAACCAAAGTTTAAGAATGTACAGTTTATACCTGAAACCAAGCGTAAGTATTTCACTCGGGTACATGATAGTATTTTAGGTGAGATGTATAAAGAATTATCAAAAGAAGGACTTTCTGTTGCTCAAAAAGATAAAAAAATAGCCATTATTTCTATGGATGTGGCTTCGAATAATGAATTATTTTCCTTTTATTTTTGTGAAGCATTAGCTAAGCAAGTAGGTAAATTCTATGTGACTACTAAAAGCAAAAAAGCTCGTATGAATATGGAAATTTTGGAACGTCAAACTGACTCTATTCGTTCGGAACTCAACGGTGCCATTACTGGAGTAGCCGTAGCCAATGACAATACTTTTATGTTGAATCCAGCACTCAATGTACGACGCACTCCTTCTGCTCGCAGACAAGTTGATGTACAGGCGAATACGGCTATATTGACCGAATTGGTCAAACAATCCGAAATGGCTAAAGTTACTTTGCGTAAGGAAACGCCTTTAATACAAGTAATTGATCGTCCTATTTTACCATTATCAAAAGAACGTTTTGGAAAAGCTAAAGGCTTAATAATGGGATGGTTTTTAGGGTGGTTTCTAATAATGTTGTTCCTGATCGTAAGGAGATTACTGAAAAATTTGAATTTGTAG
- a CDS encoding SLBB domain-containing protein: protein MKKIITAIVLLVALFQSSSLMAQDILKGNDLSTVRVDYLSDGDIAKIKSQLQSNNVSIDQAESMALSKGMSATEFAKLKKRLALPEAAKATTDKKTSKKKSKDSESEDEQDDSEDTQRKQEKIENKKVKDSLNSLVFGSELFDNPTLNFQPNLKLATPVNYVLGPGDELQVSVNGVQEFDDNVPVSVEGKVNIQYVGQIAVSGMTIEAATQKIKGAIARIYSTVRSGQSQVSVSLSRIRTIKVTIIGSRQPGNYSISSLATVYNALFLGGGPGKNGSYRNIELIRNNKVYKNIDIYRFLVSGNQSDNVGLKDNDVIRIPAYVNRVTVDGQVKRPGIFEMKKGEHFSDLLNFASGFNEFAYTASVNVLQKTGKEFKVADIQAAQYGSYTPLNGDVYRVSKILNRFENRIIIEGAVFRPDTYSFYEGMRFSDLVRQAEGLKEDAYKKRAIIVRLKSDLTTEIVNVNLEKALSGDMDADIALRKEDKVTVYSILDFREEYKITIDGEVKMPGVYDYHDRLTLNDLLIEAGGLKGSASKHVEVARMIKSDTINDTDPNRSTLFNLEITAESNEQIKNFVLEPYDVINVRRMAVFEKPEMVKITGAVAYTGKYVLASKKEKIYDVIQRAGGLTSVADLDGVKIKRPIKGKQIEDLENVSMNVSSKISDVESDQLKAGDKNNGSGVKSDTIQNKLAKKLLEEKKYATIPVDWRKIIKDPSNNTNITLLPGDEIEVATYNESVKITGNVLLTSEIPYTKGRSFNYYLDAVGGLDARGWKKKAYVIYPNGKAAVSNSFLLFFRTYPKVLPGSQIVVPEKPLTKRMSTGEWVSIGAIITTLGTLMVTAFK, encoded by the coding sequence ATGAAAAAAATAATTACAGCAATTGTCCTTTTAGTGGCTCTTTTTCAGAGTTCTTCTTTGATGGCTCAGGATATTTTAAAAGGGAATGACTTAAGCACCGTAAGAGTAGATTATTTATCCGATGGGGATATTGCCAAGATAAAATCACAATTGCAAAGTAATAATGTATCCATTGATCAAGCGGAATCTATGGCGTTATCAAAAGGTATGAGTGCTACAGAATTTGCCAAATTGAAAAAACGTTTGGCTCTTCCGGAAGCGGCCAAAGCGACGACAGATAAAAAAACAAGCAAGAAGAAATCAAAAGATTCTGAGTCGGAAGATGAACAAGATGATAGTGAAGATACCCAACGAAAACAGGAAAAAATAGAAAACAAGAAGGTAAAAGACAGTTTGAATTCGCTTGTTTTTGGTTCGGAGTTGTTTGATAACCCCACCTTGAATTTTCAACCCAATTTGAAGTTGGCTACGCCCGTAAATTATGTTTTAGGGCCTGGAGATGAATTACAAGTGAGCGTAAACGGTGTACAAGAGTTTGATGATAATGTACCTGTATCTGTGGAAGGAAAAGTCAATATCCAATACGTTGGACAAATTGCTGTGTCAGGTATGACTATTGAGGCGGCCACTCAAAAAATAAAAGGAGCCATCGCGCGAATCTATAGTACGGTGCGTTCGGGACAATCTCAAGTTAGTGTAAGTTTAAGCCGCATTCGTACCATTAAAGTAACGATTATCGGAAGTAGACAACCCGGAAATTATTCTATCTCCTCTTTGGCGACGGTTTACAACGCTTTATTTTTGGGCGGAGGTCCCGGGAAAAATGGAAGTTATAGAAACATAGAGTTGATTCGAAACAATAAGGTCTATAAGAATATAGACATTTACCGTTTTTTGGTGAGTGGCAATCAATCGGATAATGTTGGTTTAAAGGATAATGATGTTATTCGGATTCCGGCTTATGTCAATCGAGTTACGGTTGATGGACAGGTAAAGCGTCCCGGGATTTTTGAAATGAAAAAAGGGGAGCATTTTTCTGATTTATTAAATTTTGCTTCGGGATTTAATGAATTTGCTTATACCGCGTCGGTAAATGTTTTGCAAAAAACAGGGAAAGAGTTTAAGGTGGCTGATATACAAGCGGCGCAATACGGCAGTTATACTCCTTTGAATGGTGATGTATATCGTGTTTCGAAAATTTTGAACCGTTTTGAAAATCGTATCATCATTGAAGGAGCTGTTTTTAGACCGGATACTTACTCCTTTTATGAAGGAATGCGTTTTTCGGATTTGGTTCGACAAGCCGAGGGACTAAAAGAAGATGCCTACAAGAAAAGGGCTATAATTGTGCGATTGAAATCTGATCTGACCACTGAGATAGTCAATGTCAATTTGGAGAAAGCTTTGTCTGGCGACATGGATGCTGATATTGCTTTGCGTAAAGAAGATAAAGTAACGGTATATTCAATTTTAGACTTTAGAGAAGAGTATAAAATAACGATAGATGGTGAGGTTAAAATGCCTGGGGTTTATGATTATCATGATCGTTTGACCTTGAATGATCTATTGATTGAAGCAGGAGGTTTAAAAGGTTCTGCATCCAAACATGTTGAGGTAGCCCGTATGATTAAATCGGATACCATTAATGATACTGATCCCAACCGTTCTACATTGTTTAATCTTGAAATTACTGCTGAATCTAACGAACAAATAAAAAACTTTGTATTAGAGCCTTATGATGTAATTAATGTTAGAAGAATGGCCGTGTTTGAAAAACCAGAAATGGTAAAAATAACAGGGGCAGTTGCCTATACTGGAAAGTATGTTCTGGCCAGTAAAAAAGAAAAAATTTATGATGTCATTCAAAGAGCAGGCGGATTGACCTCTGTAGCTGATTTGGACGGTGTAAAGATTAAGAGACCTATCAAAGGCAAACAAATTGAAGATTTGGAGAATGTGAGTATGAATGTGAGCTCCAAAATTAGTGATGTTGAAAGTGATCAATTAAAAGCAGGTGATAAAAATAACGGTTCGGGTGTAAAATCGGATACCATTCAAAATAAATTGGCTAAAAAATTATTGGAAGAAAAGAAATATGCTACAATTCCAGTAGATTGGAGAAAAATCATTAAAGATCCTTCCAACAATACCAACATAACTCTTTTGCCGGGAGATGAGATAGAAGTAGCTACTTATAATGAAAGTGTAAAAATAACTGGAAATGTGCTTTTGACTTCTGAGATACCTTACACCAAAGGGAGAAGTTTTAATTATTATTTGGATGCGGTAGGAGGATTGGATGCCAGAGGGTGGAAGAAAAAAGCGTATGTGATTTATCCAAATGGTAAAGCGGCGGTTTCCAATTCCTTTTTATTGTTTTTCAGAACCTATCCAAAAGTATTGCCAGGGTCACAAATAGTAGTGCCCGAAAAACCATTAACCAAGAGAATGTCAACTGGAGAATGGGTTAGTATTGGGGCTATAATTACTACTTTGGGAACACTTATGGTTACTGCTTTTAAATAA
- a CDS encoding UpxY family transcription antiterminator — protein MNWYVVYTKPKWEKKVAERLTEIGITAYCPFITKVRQWSDRKKKIEVPLFNSYIFVQVNEKERNVIFEIPGAIRYLFWLGKPAIVKENEIQAIQDWLNVPETFEVMVDKWQKGDKIVLESGPFVAQSAIVQEVKQNHYVLVLESLGCILKVEKKIK, from the coding sequence ATGAACTGGTACGTAGTTTACACCAAACCCAAGTGGGAAAAGAAAGTTGCGGAACGGTTGACTGAAATAGGGATTACAGCCTATTGTCCTTTCATCACTAAAGTTAGACAATGGTCGGATCGCAAAAAGAAAATAGAAGTTCCGTTGTTTAATTCCTATATTTTTGTTCAAGTCAATGAAAAGGAACGAAATGTTATTTTTGAGATTCCTGGTGCGATTCGTTATTTATTTTGGTTAGGAAAACCTGCCATTGTAAAGGAAAATGAGATTCAAGCGATACAAGATTGGTTGAATGTACCGGAAACTTTTGAAGTCATGGTAGACAAATGGCAAAAAGGGGATAAAATAGTATTGGAATCAGGGCCATTTGTAGCACAATCGGCCATAGTTCAAGAAGTAAAACAGAATCATTATGTACTCGTCTTGGAGTCTTTAGGATGTATTCTTAAGGTCGAAAAGAAAATAAAATGA
- the rfbB gene encoding dTDP-glucose 4,6-dehydratase has product MKKILITGGAGFIGSHVVRRFVQNYPNYQIFNLDALTYAGNLENIKDIENEPNYTFVKGDITNESFIDTLFQNQQFDGVIHLAAESHVDRSIEDPLAFVKTNVIGTMNLLNAAKKQWLGNFEGKRFYHVSTDEVYGSLGAEGLFTETTAYDPNSPYSASKASSDHFVRAYGETYGLPYVITNCSNNYGPFHFPEKLIPLFINNIINNKPLPVYGDGNYTRDWLFVKDHAVAIDLVFHDGKNHETYNIGGFNEWKNIDLVKVLCQIMDQKLGRTTGESAQLITYVKDRPGHDLRYAIDASKINTQLGWKPSVTFEQGLEITIDWYLNNQDWLNNVTSGAYASYYEKQYS; this is encoded by the coding sequence ATGAAAAAGATACTTATTACAGGAGGAGCGGGGTTTATTGGTTCACATGTCGTAAGACGATTTGTGCAAAATTATCCAAACTATCAAATATTTAATTTGGATGCCTTGACGTATGCCGGGAATTTGGAAAATATCAAGGATATTGAGAATGAACCGAATTATACTTTTGTAAAAGGAGATATTACCAATGAAAGCTTTATCGATACATTGTTTCAAAATCAACAGTTTGACGGAGTGATTCATCTCGCTGCCGAATCGCATGTGGATCGCTCTATTGAAGATCCTTTGGCTTTTGTGAAAACCAATGTGATTGGAACGATGAATTTATTGAATGCGGCCAAAAAGCAATGGTTGGGGAACTTTGAAGGCAAGCGTTTTTATCATGTGAGTACCGATGAGGTTTATGGTTCGCTAGGCGCTGAAGGGTTATTTACAGAAACTACTGCTTATGATCCTAATTCACCTTATTCGGCCTCCAAAGCGAGTTCAGATCACTTTGTGAGAGCTTATGGGGAAACATACGGATTGCCGTATGTAATTACTAATTGTTCCAATAATTACGGACCTTTTCATTTTCCTGAAAAATTGATTCCCTTGTTTATCAATAATATCATCAACAATAAGCCATTACCCGTTTATGGAGATGGGAATTATACTAGAGATTGGTTGTTTGTAAAAGACCATGCCGTGGCTATCGATTTGGTTTTTCACGACGGTAAAAATCATGAAACTTACAATATTGGAGGTTTTAATGAATGGAAAAACATTGATTTGGTTAAAGTATTGTGCCAAATTATGGATCAAAAGTTGGGGAGAACTACAGGTGAGTCGGCTCAATTGATCACTTACGTGAAAGACAGACCAGGTCATGATTTGCGTTATGCCATTGATGCATCCAAAATTAACACCCAGTTGGGCTGGAAACCATCGGTTACTTTTGAGCAAGGATTGGAAATTACCATTGATTGGTATTTGAATAACCAAGATTGGTTGAATAATGTGACTTCTGGGGCTTATGCTTCTTATTATGAGAAGCAGTATTCGTAG
- a CDS encoding nucleotide sugar dehydrogenase produces MNKDIKIAVIGLGYVGLPLARLFATQFSVVGFDINTSRVEALQSGTDSTLEVDDETLQKVLISKPSNEKGLYCSSQIADIANCNYYIVTVPTPVDKNNRPDLIPLYKSSETVGSVLKKGDIVIYESTVYPGVTEEECVPVLEKVSGLQFNVDFFAGYSPERINPGDKEHTVEKILKITSGSTPKIGQKVNELYQSVIKAGTHLAPSIKVAEAAKVIENSQRDINIAFVNELAKIFNLLDIDTAAVLKAAGTKWNFLPFKPGLVGGHCIGVDPYYLAQKAQEKGYHPEIILAGRRLNDSMGEYVASQVVKLMIKKGVTINGARLLMLGITFKENCPDVRNTKIVDVIKALEDYGIQVTIFDPWANPAEVQHEYGLTMVNDVAKTSFDAIVLGVAHTAFLNLDINLLREKCSVLYDVKGILTDGVDGRL; encoded by the coding sequence TTGAATAAAGACATAAAAATTGCAGTAATAGGTTTGGGTTATGTTGGTTTGCCTTTGGCTCGATTATTTGCTACCCAATTTTCAGTTGTAGGTTTTGATATTAATACATCAAGAGTTGAGGCGTTACAGTCGGGAACCGACAGTACGCTTGAAGTTGATGATGAAACTTTGCAAAAAGTTTTGATTTCAAAACCAAGCAATGAAAAAGGATTGTATTGTTCTTCACAAATAGCCGACATCGCCAATTGTAATTATTATATTGTTACAGTTCCTACTCCAGTAGACAAAAATAATCGACCCGATTTAATCCCATTATACAAGTCCAGCGAAACAGTAGGGTCTGTTTTGAAAAAAGGAGATATCGTTATTTATGAGTCGACCGTTTATCCAGGTGTTACCGAGGAGGAATGTGTACCCGTTTTAGAAAAAGTTTCGGGATTGCAATTCAATGTCGATTTTTTTGCGGGCTATTCTCCAGAACGAATTAATCCAGGTGATAAGGAACACACAGTAGAGAAAATTTTAAAGATAACTTCAGGATCCACACCTAAGATTGGGCAAAAAGTAAATGAATTGTATCAATCGGTTATCAAAGCGGGAACACATCTCGCGCCTTCCATAAAAGTGGCTGAGGCAGCCAAGGTAATCGAAAATTCCCAAAGAGATATCAATATTGCTTTTGTCAATGAATTAGCCAAAATTTTTAATCTTTTAGACATTGATACTGCTGCTGTACTTAAAGCGGCGGGTACCAAATGGAATTTTTTGCCATTTAAGCCGGGTTTGGTTGGTGGACATTGCATAGGAGTTGATCCCTATTATTTAGCCCAAAAAGCTCAAGAAAAAGGGTATCATCCGGAAATAATTTTGGCTGGACGTCGTTTGAATGATAGTATGGGCGAATATGTGGCTTCGCAAGTAGTGAAGCTAATGATTAAAAAAGGAGTGACTATCAATGGTGCTCGTTTGTTAATGCTGGGAATTACTTTCAAAGAAAATTGCCCTGATGTTCGGAATACGAAGATTGTTGATGTGATAAAGGCATTAGAAGATTATGGAATTCAAGTGACTATTTTTGATCCTTGGGCCAATCCTGCTGAGGTGCAACACGAATATGGTTTAACAATGGTAAATGATGTTGCAAAGACTAGTTTTGATGCAATAGTTTTGGGTGTTGCCCATACAGCGTTTTTGAATTTGGACATTAATTTGTTGAGGGAAAAATGTAGCGTGCTTTATGATGTTAAAGGTATTTTGACGGATGGGGTTGATGGGAGGTTGTAG